A stretch of the Nematostella vectensis chromosome 1, jaNemVect1.1, whole genome shotgun sequence genome encodes the following:
- the LOC5500447 gene encoding dynein light chain Tctex-type 5: MRYTPVDITAGAAVAIEQQQDSAYLRLVTPQRTETETYVVLCNLRQLQTFVSLLIAKYLIVKKDLLPIRRLKMSFTSCASNDEGEVDRRTSSRRLSVLSVESARTTASSRSPSIQHPGQPQMRKTSRSMSTYVSPYTWKGLVPTKEKQEKEITPIQKLENTYQVEPKRVFPTGEVKQIIHNTLQNALAESKYKEMNSSFVSQLLSQRVLDQVKSLDVQRYKLVCLVSIGSKSDQGMRVASRCLWHSEFDRFASASVENGSLFAVGTVYGVYFE, translated from the coding sequence ATGCGTTACACACCAGTAGATATCACGGCAGGAGCGGCTGTTGCCATAGAACAACAACAGGACTCGGCCTATTTACGACTTGTTACACCTCAACGAACAGAAACCGAAACATATGTCGTATTGTGCAACCTACGCCAACTACAAACATTCGTGAGTCTTTTAATTGCCAAGTATCTCATTGTCAAGAAGGACTTATTGCCAATAAGACGCCTCAAGATGTCGTTTACTAGTTGTGCTTCGAACGACGAAGGGGAAGTTGACAGAAGAACAAGCAGCCGCCGGCTCTCGGTGTTGTCTGTTGAGAGCGCTAGGACAACCGCTTCGTCACGTAGTCCTTCCATTCAGCATCCGGGACAGCCTCAAATGCGCAAAACCTCGCGCTCCATGTCCACTTATGTATCCCCGTACACTTGGAAAGGACTGGTGCCGACGAAagagaaacaagaaaaagagaTAACGCCTATACAGAAATTGGAAAACACGTATCAAGTAGAGCCTAAAAGAGTGTTCCCAACAGGCGAAGTAAAGCAGATAATTCACAACACATTACAAAACGCCCTGGCCGAGTCGAAATACAAGGAGATGAATAGCAGCTTTGTATCACAGCTTCTCAGCCAAAGAGTGCTTGATCAGGTGAAAAGCCTGGACGTTCAGAGGTATAAGCTGGTGTGTTTGGTTTCCATAGGTTCTAAGTCAGACCAAGGCATGCGTGTGGCGAGTCGCTGTCTTTGGCACAGTGAGTTCGACCGGTTTGCGAGTGCCTCTGTGGAGAATGGTTCACTGTTTGCAGTAGGTACCGTGTATGGCGTTTATTTTGAATga
- the LOC116620385 gene encoding uncharacterized protein LOC116620385, producing METDGGGWTPVSRTTPQSENSVKYMDDYRFIDRKHYETGMYLVARRALVELRSLIGFTQLRWRCRKQSVGRTIDTTTTNDSAGAITVLTHFLENVSQPHACGSYVRLPYDDSILTQNCTEWGEQTGTWGHRNINRDFAIFHSGAHIRRKNALAFL from the exons ATGGAGACGGATGGAG GAGGATGGACTCCCGTCTCACGGACGACGCCCCAGTCTGAAAACTCAGTAAAGTATATGGACGACTACCGCTTTATTGACCGCAAGCACTATGAGACCGGGATGTACCTAGTGGCGCGCCGAGCGCTGGTCGAGTTGCGGTCCCTGATCGGCTTCACTCAGCTCAGATGGCGATGCCGCAAGCAGTCTGTCGGTCGCACCATCGACACCACGACGACCAATGACAGCGCAGGAGCCATTACTGTACTGACCCATTTTTTGGAGAATGTGTCTCAACCGCACGCATGTGGCTCGTATGTCCGGTTACCGTACGATGACTCGATATTAACGCAGAACTGCACCGAGTGGGGGGAGCAAACAGGAACATGGGGTCATCGTAACATAAACAGAGACTTCGCCATTTTTCATTCCGGAGCACACATTCGACGCAAGAATGCATTGGCTTTTTTGTGA